The following proteins are encoded in a genomic region of Nycticebus coucang isolate mNycCou1 chromosome 17, mNycCou1.pri, whole genome shotgun sequence:
- the CYTL1 gene encoding cytokine-like protein 1 isoform X1, producing the protein MSMAWTLVRSALLLLLLAAPPAWPAPPTCYSRMLSLSREVTGDFQRLLAAESQEPCVRYLPKLYLDIHLLPAAHSQNYCVLAKLRDFVASPQCWKMAQADALKEKVRKLYTIMNLYCRRDLVFLSDDCGALEYPIPVTTILPDHQR; encoded by the exons ATGAGCATGGCCTGGACGCTGGTGAGATccgcgctgctgctgctgctgctggccgcGCCCCCTGCCTGGCCCGCGCCCCCCACCTGCTACTCCCGGATGCTGTCCCTGAGCCGGGAGGTCACCGGGGACTTTCAGAGACTGCTGGCCGCAGAGTCCCAG GAGCCATGTGTGAGATACCTGCCCAAGCTGTATCTGGACATACAT CTCCTTCCTGCTGCCCACTCCCAGAACTACTGTGTGCTGGCCAAGCTGCGGGATTTTGTGGCCTCTCCCCAGTGCTGGAAAATGGCCCAGGCTGATGCTCTGAAGGAGAAAGTGAGGAAGCTGTACACCATCATGAACTTGTACTGCAGGAGG GATTTGGTATTCCTGTCAGATGACTGCGGTGCCTTGGAATACCCAATCCCAGTGACCACGATCCTGCCAGATCATCAGCGCTAA
- the CYTL1 gene encoding cytokine-like protein 1 isoform X2 yields the protein MSMAWTLVRSALLLLLLAAPPAWPAPPTCYSRMLSLSREVTGDFQRLLAAESQEPCVRYLPKLYLDIHNYCVLAKLRDFVASPQCWKMAQADALKEKVRKLYTIMNLYCRRDLVFLSDDCGALEYPIPVTTILPDHQR from the exons ATGAGCATGGCCTGGACGCTGGTGAGATccgcgctgctgctgctgctgctggccgcGCCCCCTGCCTGGCCCGCGCCCCCCACCTGCTACTCCCGGATGCTGTCCCTGAGCCGGGAGGTCACCGGGGACTTTCAGAGACTGCTGGCCGCAGAGTCCCAG GAGCCATGTGTGAGATACCTGCCCAAGCTGTATCTGGACATACAT AACTACTGTGTGCTGGCCAAGCTGCGGGATTTTGTGGCCTCTCCCCAGTGCTGGAAAATGGCCCAGGCTGATGCTCTGAAGGAGAAAGTGAGGAAGCTGTACACCATCATGAACTTGTACTGCAGGAGG GATTTGGTATTCCTGTCAGATGACTGCGGTGCCTTGGAATACCCAATCCCAGTGACCACGATCCTGCCAGATCATCAGCGCTAA